One Phocoena sinus isolate mPhoSin1 chromosome 13, mPhoSin1.pri, whole genome shotgun sequence DNA segment encodes these proteins:
- the GEMIN6 gene encoding gem-associated protein 6, with product MNEWMKKGPLEWQDYTYKEVRVTASEKEYKGWVLTIDPVSTNIVLVNFLEDGSMSVTGIMGHAVQTVEILNEGDHSVREKLMNLFMSGDCKAYSPEDLEKRKNSLKKWLEKNHIPITEEGDSRRTLCVAGVLTIDPPYGPENCNSSNEIILSRVQDLIQGHLAASQ from the exons atgaatgaatggatgaagaaaggCCCCTTAGAATGGCAAGATTACACTTACAAAGAAGTCAGAGTGACAGCCAGTGAGAAGGAGTATAAAGGATGGGTTTTAACCATAGACCCAGTCTCTACCAA TATTGTCCTTGTGAACTTCCTTGAAGATGGCAGCATGTCTGTGACCGGAATTATGGGACATGCTGTGCAGACTGTTGAAATTTTGAATGAAGGGGACCATAGCGTGAGAGAGAAGCTGATGAATTTGTTCATGTCTGGAGACTGTAAGGCGTACAGCCCTGAGgatctggaaaagagaaagaacagcctGAAGAAATGGTTGGAGAAGAACCACATCCCCATCACTGAAGAGGGAGATTCACGAAGGACCCTCTGTGTGGCTGGGGTCTTGACTATAGATCCACCATATGGTCCAGAAAATTGCAACAGTtctaatgaaattattttgtccCGTGTTCAGGATCTTATTCAAGGACACCTTGCAGCTTCTCAGTGA